The DNA sequence TCCTCAGCCCTTACCCTCTCCTTCGTAGTTCTCTCCAACGACCACTTTATCTTCCTCGCCAGCTCGCTCGGTTCCGGAACATTCTCCGTCCCCTCCGCCGCTCGAACCGCCACGCCCAACTGGTCCACCAACAGCTTCGCATTAGTGTATTGGTCCGCACCCATCGGCCAAGTCAGCATCACAACACCGGAGACCACTCCTTCCAGCGTCGAGTTCCACCCGCAGTGAGTCAAGAACGAGCCCACGGCACGGTGACTCAGTATTACCATCTGCGGGGCCCATCCCTGGATGATgaacccactcttccccaccCGATTCGCGAGTCCACTTAGAACGTTACGGTGGTCCCGTTCCACGTGTCGCGTGTCAAGATCCTTCACGGACAATATGAAACGGACGCCGCTGAGTTCCAATGCTTGCGTCAGCACATCCATCTGCTCACTCGTAAGAACCGTACGGCTCCCGAAGCAGACATACACCACCGAACCGCTCTCGCACGAGTCGAGCCACATTATGAGATCGTCGTGGTTCACAGTGCTTGAACCGCCGCGGCATTCCGATCCGATCGAACCGTCTTCCGGATTAGGAAGAACTGGACCTACGGCCCAGACCCTCTCATGGTCTAGCTCCTTCTTCACATGGTCGAGGTAAATGCGCTCCAATTCGGTGAAAGTGTTGAAAACGATGCCCCATGTTTCTAGATTCAGGAGCATGTTTTCCCTGTGAaattcccattcaaattctcCTCTCTTGCTCTCCCTGAAATGGTATGTGAGCTGCCACGAGGGGTAAATTGGGGAATTCGGCAGTTTCGGGAACGAAACGACGTCGTTGTTTTCGATTTGGGGAAGATCGCGCCAAAGGGAGAAAGAGACGGAAAGTGCGAAGGCGCCAGAAGGAGAGAACACGAGGCGTGGCACATGGAGGTCACGGGCGAGGTAGTGGGTCCAGCCGAGGAAGAAGTCTGAGATGATGGCTTTGGGGGGTAAAGGATGAGTCATGGCCCAGTCGAGGAGGATCGGGTAGTGGTTTTGGCGCATGGAGGTGACCATTGCTACGAGCCTGTTTTGGTTCGGATTTGGGAATTGAAGGTTCGGGAGGACGAGTGTTTGGAGAAGTGGGGAGTAATTGGATGGGACTAAGGGTTGGTTCGGCGGAGTAACCAAAACGGTGACGTTTATGCCACGAGAGACTAAGGCCTTGCACAGGTCTAAGAGGGGTATTAAGTGACCAGAAGAGGGGAAGGGGTATGCGAGGACGTGGGTCTTTGTTGGAGACATGTTTGGAGCTGGATTCTAACGGGAAACGGAGACGAAGGAGAGCGTGGTTCGTTAATATACTTCCTAAGATATTCAGCTTCGAGttataaaaggaaaagaataaAATTTGGAGAAAAGTTGGTATGAATAGTGATTGCATGGTGATTTGCATATTAATAGTTTTCTCCAATGTTTTGACTCATGAGTTACGTTGCCTCTCAGTGCGGACAGTGCCGAACCGCTGTTTGCATCGTATACGCTAGTTgcttacttttttattttggaaaagtataggtaacAAACAAGATTTTTGAACAATGTGTAAACAATATGAATTAATAAGGTTAAAAGAGTAAATTTAATTAGTAGCATTAAATTAGGATGTAGTGTATTTTCATTTGATTGGTGGTTGTTCATGttgttcaaaattttcattGTTCCCCTAGCACTccccttttattttattgaattcCTTGTCAACTTTCGTAAGTGCTGACGGCATCGCATACGTGATATGTGAGTTGCTTAATTATTTAGTGGCCAAATTTTGTCTATATAGTTCCCCCCTGATGGCACCTTACAAATTACAATTTAAAATTGGTATCAATTGAAAATACCATGAAAATATGAGAAGATAACTTTGGTGGCTTGTGGTACTGCAGTTGGGTAGAATGAAGTTTAATAGAATATAGTAGACTTCTATTACTTAAAATTAAGACTAATGAAAAGGAAAAATATCTAGAGTTTTTGTccaaaattagaaaaattagaATGATGATGCATAATTCATAATCTTCGAATGAGTTGGTGAATTTTAtcactattttttatataaaaagtgTCCTTAATTAGTGATTCATTAGTTTCCGacccaaataaaaataaagacaaCGTGCAATTCAGCAGCATGAAATATTAGCTATAACAAAACCACTTCAAACCCGTTTAAGGCGGTTACCAAAATAATCCGTCAACAAAAATCGTTCTATAATATAGCAACTTTTTAAATATGAAgctttagaaaaaaaaaatacaccatttattttaaataatattatactcattttttatttttacttatttgagtatcaaaacatttttataaGTATCTGTTGTTGTCCATTCTCATAGAACGGACATATATCTCATCCATCTCAGGCAAAGATGAGTTCAATCTTGGACAAAacgaattatatatattacttcttCTGCTCGTTTGTACCTCTTTGTTGCAAGTCTTTAGTTGATGGTAGAAGAACAAAACCCACCTCCTCTTTCTCCCATCGAAACCAAATTGTTGGCTATCAATAAATCATTACAAACAGAGTTCTAGAAGATGACTAAGTTGTTAAATCAAAAGCAAAATGGCCAAAGCGATGAAGAGGACTAGAAGAATTCTGATAATGGCAACAATGGAGATAAGCACACCTCGGAAGTCAAGACTGCAGTAGTAGCCACCCCAAAGTCGTCAACAAAAAGAAGCAACCATTTTTCACAAGAAATTATGAGTTTTCAAATACCTAGAAACTTCACTCTACTTACAACATTGAAACCATACGAGGGAATTGGTGACCCCAATATCCACGTCACAATTTTATTCGATGATGTTCATGAATGGTGTATCTGATCTAATACTTTGTTGTACATTTCTCACCTTTTTAGATGCTGCTGTCTTGATTTGGTTTTTTGATTTACCTACAGGTTTTATATCAATTTTCAATGAGTTGGCCGACCTATTTGTCAACAACTTTGTAGCTTCAAAAATCTATGTATATGACTCACATGCACTTTCTCAACACCATAAAGTAAGGATAACATGAAAGACTTAAAGACTATATGACGAAATTCGCTAAGGTGGCCTTGGAGATATCGAACCTCAACCCAAATGTCCACCTACATGCGCTGAAGAGTGGGATCTGCCTTGGAAAAATCCAAGAGACCATAGCAGTGATAAAACCAAAAACACTAACCGAGTTTCGAGAGAAAGCAATGAATCAAATTGAAATAGAAGAGATTCAATAAATCCAGAGAGTAGAAAGACCTATCCCTGCTGGCCGAGAAGAAAACAAACGTAACAAATATCAGAACAATAAGGAGGATCGAAAGTCGTTCAAACTAATTAACCCTAAAGTTTGACACGTACACTCGTTCAACACCAAGAGGGAGGCATTATCAAAGACATCTTACACTCCAAACTAATTAAACCCCAAACAAAGCAAGAACTTAT is a window from the Arachis stenosperma cultivar V10309 chromosome 3, arast.V10309.gnm1.PFL2, whole genome shotgun sequence genome containing:
- the LOC130969703 gene encoding flavonol 3-O-glucosyltransferase UGT89B1-like, translating into MSPTKTHVLAYPFPSSGHLIPLLDLCKALVSRGINVTVLVTPPNQPLVPSNYSPLLQTLVLPNLQFPNPNQNRLVAMVTSMRQNHYPILLDWAMTHPLPPKAIISDFFLGWTHYLARDLHVPRLVFSPSGAFALSVSFSLWRDLPQIENNDVVSFPKLPNSPIYPSWQLTYHFRESKRGEFEWEFHRENMLLNLETWGIVFNTFTELERIYLDHVKKELDHERVWAVGPVLPNPEDGSIGSECRGGSSTVNHDDLIMWLDSCESGSVVYVCFGSRTVLTSEQMDVLTQALELSGVRFILSVKDLDTRHVERDHRNVLSGLANRVGKSGFIIQGWAPQMVILSHRAVGSFLTHCGWNSTLEGVVSGVVMLTWPMGADQYTNAKLLVDQLGVAVRAAEGTENVPEPSELARKIKWSLERTTKERVRAEELRGKALGAINKDGSSQEQLDKLVEKLSEIRVVQA